The Nodosilinea sp. PGN35 genomic interval TGGTTTAGCTGGTCGCCCGGGGCCGACCCCTTTGGGCCGGATGGATTTGTGGCCCTGGTGGCTCCGGCGCGCACCTTTGGTCTGGCCCACCAGGTAGAGCAGCTGCGCGCCAGCGGCCTCATTCAGGGGGGTAGTCTCGACAACGCTCTGGTGTGCGGCGACGAGGGCTGGCTAAACCCGCCGCTGCGGTTTGAGAACGAGCCTGCCCGTCACAAAATGCTCGACCTGATTGGCGATCTCAGTCTGCTGGGCCGCCTGCCCGAGGCCCACATTGTGGCCTATAAGGCCAGTCACCGTCTGCACGGCGAGCTGGCGGCGGCCCTGGTACCGGCCTTGATCTATGGCGAGGATACCCTCTAGTGGCAAAATCAATCTAGGCAATTTGCCTGCTGCACTTTAACGTACTGACCCACCCATTGTGATTGACGCAACTGCATCGAGCCCTGTGACCACAGCCCCCGACCGTGTTGAAGCTACTTCAGTTGGCAAGGAGCCAGCGGCTTCTACCACTGTCTACAGCGCTGAGCAGATCTACGCCCTGCTGCCGCACCGCTATCCCTTCGCCTTAGTCGATCGCATCATCGACTATGTGCCCGGCCAGCATGCTACTGGTATTAAAAATGTGACCTTTAACGAGCCCCACTTTCAGGGGCATTTTCCGGGGCACCCGATTATGCCAGGGGTGCTCATTGTGGAGGCCATGGCCCAGGTTGGGGGCATTGTGCTGATGCAGGTGCCGGGGGTAGAGGGGCTCTGCGTGTTTGCCGGTATCGACAAGGTGCGGTTTCGCCGCCCGGTGGTGCCTGGCGACCAGCTGGTGATGACGGTGGAGCTGCTCACCATAAAGCGGCTGCGGTTTGGCAAAATGCACGGGCGAGCCGAGGTCAATGGGCAGCTGGTCTGCGAGGGTGACCTGATGTTCTCGGTGGTGGAGTCGGCAACAACTCCCCAGGGGAAATAGGTAAAGAATGTGTCTATGTTGCAATCTCTGGGTTCTGGAGGCGGGCCGTTGACTACCCTGATTCATCCCACAGCCGTGGTTCACGCGGGTGCCCAGCTGCACCCTACTGTCAAGGTCGGGCCTTACGCGGTGATTGGAGAGCAGGTCACCATTGGCCCTGGGACTGAGATTGGTGCCCATGTCGTGATCGACGGCGAGACGACGATTGGGGCTCAAAACCGCATTTTCCCTGGGGCAGCTATTGGTCTGGAGTCTCAAGACCTAAAGTACGACGGCTCGATGAGCCGGGTGCTGATTGGCGACCACAATTTAATTCGCGAGTATGTCACCATCAATCGGGCCACCGATGCCGGGGCGATAACCCGGGTGGGCAACCACAACCTGCTGATGGCCTATTCCCACGTGGCCCACAACTGCGTGGTTGAAGACAACGTGATCATCGCCAACTCGGTGGCCCTGGCAGGGCATGTGTATGTGGAGGCAGGGGCGCGGATTAGCGGTCTGGTGGGGGTGCACCAGTTTGTGCACATTGGTCGTCTGGCGATGATTGGCGGTCTCAGCCGCATCGATCGCGATGTGCCGCCGTTTACCCTGATCAACGGCAACCCGGCCCAGGTGCGGGGGCTCAACCAGGTGGGGCTACAGCGGGCGGGTCTGACCACCGATCCCCAGGCCTACCGAGAACTCAAGCAGGCCTACCGGCTGGTGTACCGCTCGGGCGAGTCGTTGAGCGACGCGATCGCCAAGCTCAACCAGGATGAGTCTAACGATCTGGTGCGCCACTTTAGCGAATTTTTGCGGGCGGCCCAGCAGAGCGATCGCCGTGGGTTGACCCCCGGACGCCGCCGGAGCAGGCCCAGCGATGACGACTAGTTGGGGAGCGGCGTAGGGGATGGCCGAGCACAGTCGGCGAATTTTTATCAGTACGGGCGAGGTGTCGGGCGACTTGCAGGGGGCGCTGCTAATTGAGGCGCTCGTGCAGCGATCGCGCGATCGCCACCTCACCCTGGAGATTACCGCCCTCGGTGGCCCCCGCATGGCCAGGGCGGGGGCAAAGCTGGTGGGGGAAACTACGGGCATTGGCTCGGTGGGCATTTTTGAGGCGCTGCCCTACCTGATGCCCACCCTGCGCTTGCAGCGGCTGGCCAAGGCGGCCCTCGACGCCCAGCCGCCGGATCTCGCCGTGCTGATCGACTACATGAACCCCAACCTGGTGATGGGCGACTACCTCAAAACCCACCATCCCCAGGTGCCGGTGGTTTACTACATTGCCCCCCAGCAGTGGGTGTGGGCCTTTTCTGAAAAAGACACCCGCAGGCTGGTGCAGTGCAGCGATCGCATGCTGGCCATCTTTAAAGCCGAGGCCGACTACTACCGGGGCTTTGGGGCCAATACCACCTGGGTGGGCCATCCCCTGGTCGATCGCTACCCTGGCCCCGCCGACCAGGCCGCCGCTCGCCAGCAGCTGGGCCTGCCCCTCGATACCCCCGTGGTGACGCTGCTGCCCGCCTCCCGGCAGCAGGAGGTGAAGTACCTGATGCCCGTGCTGCTCCAGGCGGCGCAGATTATCCAGGCCCGGTGCCCCGAGGCCACCTTTTTGCTGCCGGTGTCGATTCCGGCGCTGCGGGCCAGTTTTGAGCAGGGGCTGGCCGCCCACGGGCTGAACGGGCGGGTGGTGGCTGAGGGCAGCCAGGGGGCGATCGCCGCCGCCGATGTCGCCATTACCAAGTCGGGCACCGCCAACCTCGAAATCGCTCTGATGGACGTACCCCAGGTGGTGGCCTACCGCATTCACCCCCTCAGCGCCCGCATTGCTCGCTACCTGCTGAAGTTTGATGTGCCCTACGTATCGCCGGTCAACCTGGTGGTCAACCAGCCCGTGGTGCCCGAGTTTTTGCAGTGGGAGGCGACTCCGGCGGCGATCGCCGCCGCCGCCCTGGAGCTGCTGCACAGCGAGACCGCCCGCCAGACGATGCGATCGGGCTATGCCAGGGTGCGCGAAGAGCTTGGCCCCCCCGGTGTTTGCCAGCGCACCGCCGATCTGATCTTAGATGCCCTAGATGAGACGCCCTAGATGAAAGGTCGTGGTAAAAGCTCGTGGCAGGGCAACCCTCGACAGAATTCTCCTGAAACTGTTGAAGCGTTCCCAAAGTCACTACAATTGTTATGCTTTGCCCGAGAGGGGTCGCGCTGTCGCGTCTGACGGCCCGGCTCGGTGGTGACAGGAGGATCTTGAGTGAATATACCTGAGCTATTTGCCCGCGGCGGCATTGCCATGTGGCCGCTGCTCCTACTTTCAGTTTTAGCCGTGGGCACAATTTTAGAGCGCATCTGGTTTTGGTCGCGCATTTTGACCCGCGAGCGCGAGGTGTCTGGGCGCGTGCTAGAAGCCGCTCGCCGCGACTGGGCCGCCGCTGCCGACATTGCCTACCGCTCTGCCGTGCTGCCCATGGGGCGGTTCCTGTCGGCCCCGCTCAAGCTGCAATCCCCCGACCCGGAGGTGTTTCGTCTGGCTCTAGAGACCTCGGCCAACGAAGAACTCTTAGCCATGAGTCGGGGCGAAAAAATTCTCGAGGCCGTGATTGCCCTGTCGCCGCTGCTGGGGCTGTTGGGTACCGTGCTGGGCTTAATCAATTCCCTGGGGTCGATTCAGATCAGCGACCTGGGCAGTGGGGATGCCACGGCGGGCACCTCTTTGGGTATCAGTGAGGCGCTGATTAGCACCGCCGCTGGCCTGGTGATTGCCATTACCGCCCTGGCCTTTTACCGGCTGTTTCAGGGGTTTGTGTTTGGTCAGGCCAAAATGTTTCGCCAGGCGGGCAGCGAGCTAGAGTTGCTCTACCGCCAGAGCTGGGCTCAGCTCCACGGGGTGTCGCCAGTGCCGGTGCCGGTGCCGGTACCCGCTGACAATCCGCTGGAGCCAACTGCCGCTGTTACCGATGTCACGCCCTCTGCGGAGACCCCCTCCCTATGAAAGTAGACCTGCTCGACAATCCCTCCCAGGATGTACATCTAGAGATTGTTCCGCTGATCGACGTTATTTTTTGCATTCTGACGTTCTTTATTTTGGCGGCGGTGGGGCTCACCCGGCAGCAGGCCATCGATCTAGATCTGCCCACGGCCCAGACAGGACAACCTCTGCCGGGGCAGATGGGCCAGGGGGGCGATCGCCTCTACGTCAGCATTGACGGCTTTGGGCAGGTGTATCTTGACCAGCAGCCCGTGCCGATTGAGCTGCTGCGGGACGTGCTGGGGCAGTTTAACCAGGTCAACCCCGGCGGGCTGATTGTGCTCTACGCCGCCCGCGATGCCCGCTATGAAGATGTGGTGACGGTGCTTGATGAGCTGCGGGCGGTGGGGGGCGATCGCGTTGCCCTGGCCACCCTGCCCCGCGACACTACCCTGGGACCAGAGGGCGCAGTGCCTGGCGAAGCCCCCGGCCTGTTTCCCGAAGGGTTTCCCCAGGACGGTGCCCCTGGGGAAACCCTGCCTCCTGGGTTTGAGCAGCCCGGTGCCGACCCCTTTGCCCCCACGTCGCCGCTGTTTCCCAATGAACCGGCTTCGCCTTTGCAGCCCGCCCCTACGCCCAGCCCAGCCCAGCCCTGAGGCCCTGCCCATTGACTAGGGCACCAACCTCTACCCTTAGATAGAGGTTAGTGCCCTAGCGTTCCGGTTTGATGGGGTGGCCTGGGTTAGCCGTTACCGAACCTCGGCGTTCGGCATTTGCATCGACTGCATCTTAAAGTTGGCCAGCCTGGGGGTGTTTACTTTCCGGGCAGTGTTTTGCGTAAAAATAACTTTTTTCAGGGGCTAGGCCGTCGCCTGGGCCTGGCTATTTTGGCCTCGCTGGTCGCGGTGGGGGCGCTGCTGCTGGGCCATGCCTGGTCACAGCAGCCGGTTACTGTTTCCTTCCTAGTGCGGGCGGTTGAGGCCGATCAGATGCAGGGCTTGGCCCAGCAGTTTATGGCCGAAAACCCAGACATTCGCATTGAAATGGTGCGCGGCCCCAACGCCGCCGACGCGGTCGAAAACCTCTACACCACCTCATTTTTGCTGGGCGACTCCCCCTACGACATCCTGTTCTCCGATGTCGTCTGGATTCCTAAATTTGCCGCTGCCGGATGGTTAATCGATCTCTCAGACCGGGTCAGCGACGCCGACCTGGCCGATTTTCTAGAGGCCGATGTGGCGGCGGGCCTTTACCAGGACGGCCTGTACCGCATGCCCTTTCGCTCTGATATGGGCATGCTCTACTACCGCACCGACCTGCTAGAGCAGGTGGGCCTAGAGCCCCCTGAGACCTTTGACGACTTGATTGCGGCCTCTGAGGCGATTCAGGCGCAGACCGATGTGGACTGGGGCTTTACCTGGCAGGGTTTGCAGTACGAGGGTCTGGTGACTAACTTCATCGAAATCATTGCGGGCTATGGCGGCTTTTGGATCGACCCCGACAGCTTGGCCGTGGGCCTCGATCAGCCCGCTGGCATTCAGGCCGTTGAGTTTATGAAGGGGGTGATTGATCAGCGCATTTCGCCGCCTGGCGTGACCAACTACATCGAAGAAGATGCCCTGCGGCAGTTTCAGAACGGCAGTGCAGCCTTTCTGCGCAATTGGCCCTACGCCTGGGCTGAGGCCAATCGCGAAGGTACCGCAGTGGCCGGTAACATTGCCCTTAAACCCATGGTGCATGCCGAAGGACAGCAGCCCGCCGCCTGCCTGGGGGGGTGGGGCTTTGGCATTTCATCCACCACCCCTCACCCAGAAGAAGCCTGGCGAGTGGTGGAATTCTTCACGAGCCCTGGCCCGATGAAGCAGTTCATTACTGAATTTGCCTACGTGCCCAGCCGTCGGGCGCTGTTTACCGACCCCGATGTGCTGGCGGTGTTTCCCCACTACGAGCAGCTCCTAGAAGTGGCAGAAACGGCAATTCCTCGGCCTCCCGTGGGGCAGTACGCCCAGCTGTCAGATATTTTGCAGCGCTACTTGAGTGCCGCCATTACCAATCAAATGACCCCAGAAGCCGCTATGACGGCAGCGGCAGGCGAGAGCCGTCGAGTCCTGGGCGTAGAGGCGTGATGGAGCGATAGGGTGTTGGCAAAGCCTGCCCGAAGGGCTTAGGAGTGATGAATAAATGAGGGACGCGGGATGGTGAGTAAGGACTATATTCGAGAGCGGGAACAGCGGACGGGCTGGCTGCTGATGATTCCGGCACTGCTGCTGCTGCTGCTGGTCTATGCCTTTCCGATTTTGCGGGCCTTTTGGCTGAGCTTTTTTACCGAAAACCTCAGCACAAACCTGGAGCCTGTCTTTAGCGGCTTAGACAACTATGCGCTGATGGTGCAGGATGGTCGCTTCTGGCAGAGTATGCGGAATACGACCGTATTTACCATAACGACGCTGATTTTTGAGCTGATTTTGGGCCTGCTGATTGCCCTTTGTCTCGACCAGGCCTTTCGGGGGCGTGGCTGGGTGCGAACGATCGCCATTCTCCCCTGGGCCCTGCCCACCGCCCTGATTGCCCTGGCCTGGCGCTGGATTTTTAACACTGAGTTTGGCGTCTGGAATGACCTGCTGCTGCGGTTTCAGCTGATTGACAACCCGGTAAACTGGCTCGGCGAACCCTTTTGGGCGATGGTGGCGGTGATTGCCGCCGACGTGTGGAAGACGACCTCCTTTGTGGCAATTTTGCTGCTGGCGGGGCTGCAATCGATCTCCCAAGACCTCTACGAGGCTCACGCCCTAGATGGTGCCAGCCCCTGGCAGAGCTTTCGACAGATTACGCTGCCGCTGATCGCGCCGCAGATTGTCATTGCCACGCTGTTTCGCTTTGCCCAATCCTTTGGCATTTTTGACCTGATTCAGGTAATGACCGGCGGCGGTCCCGGCGGAGCCACCGAGACGGTGTCGATCTATATCTACGCCGCTGTGATGCGCTACCTCGACTTTGGCTACGGAGCCGCCCTGGTGACGGTGACCTTTGTGCTGCTGGTGGCGGTAGTGGCCCTGAGCTGGCTGTACCTCTCCCGTCTGCGGGCCAAAACTGAATAATTTTGGATTTTAGATTTTGGATTTTGGAGCAGCGATCTGCCAATTCCTAATCCAAAGCAGTCCAAAATCCCCAATCCAAAATCCCCAATCTAAAATCTAAAATTCCATGACTACCGTTCCCCAAACCACCGCCTCTCCACCCCAGACCAGCGATCGCGGCATTCCCTGGATGCGGCTGCTGCTCTGGCTGGCGATCGCCTTCACCGTCATCTTCAGCCTGGCCCCGGTGCTGTGGCAGGTGCTCACCTCGTTTAAAACCAACGCCGCCATCACTCAAACCCCGGTGGTGTATTTTCCGGGGTTTGACCAACTCACCTTCAGCCACTACCTCGACCTATTTCGGCTCAACCAGTTTCAGATTTACATGTTCAACAGCGCCTTAGTGGCTATTGTCTCGACGCTGTTGTGCCTGGCGCTGGGCTCGCCTGCGGCCTACGCCCTGGCTCGCCTGCGGGTGCCGGGGGAGCAAATTATCTTGGCCGTTGTGCTGGTGGTCACGCTGTTTCCCTATATTTTGCTGTTCTTGGGCCTGCTGGAAGTGGTGCGAGCCCTTGGGCTGGCCAACAACTACCTGGCGCTGATTATTCCCTACACCGCTATCAACCTGCCGCTGACCATTTTGGTCATGCGCAGCTTCTTTCAGCAATTGCCCAAGGATTTAGAAGACTCCGCCAAGGTAGATGGCTATAACACGGTGCAGATGCTCTGGCAGATTGTGCTGCCCATGACCCTGCCCGCCCTGGTCACCACCGGCATTCTGGCGTTTATCTTCGCCTGGAATGAGTATCTGTTTGCCCTCACTTTTATGACTCGCGAGGGCATGAAAACTATCCCCGTCGCCGCCGCCCAGCTCGGCGGCACCACCCTATTCGACGTGCCCTACGGCCCTCTGGCGGCGGCCACTGTGGTGGGTACTCTGCCCCTGGTGCTGCTGGTGCTGTTCTTCCAGCGCCGCATTGTGCAGGGCCTAACCTCCGGGTCGGTAAAGGGGTAAACCAATTTTGGATTTTAGATTTTAGATTTTGGCTTGACCCTCCCCCCCTTCCTTATCCCCTCATCTTCCTCACCTCCCCACTCACCCACCTATCCACCTACTCACTCACCCACCCACCCACCTACTCACCACCAAGACCATGGCTAAACTCGAACTGCAAGACATCACCAAAGCCTACAGCCGCGACATTGTGCCGGTGAAGAAGCTCAACCTGGCGGTGGAGGACAAGGAGTTTTTGACGCTGGTGGGGCCATCGGGCTGCGGCAAATCGACTATTCTGCGGCTGATTGCGGGGCTAGACCAGCCCACGGAGGGGCGGGTGATGATTGGCGATCGCGATGTCAGTGCGCTGCCGCCGGGCGATCGCAACATTGCCATGGTTTTCCAGAGCTACGCCCTCTACCCCCACATGACGGTGCGCGACAACGTGGCCTCGGGGCTGAAGCTGCGGAAGCTGCCAGCGGGCGATGTGCAAAAGCGAGTGCAGGAGGTGTCTGGGGTGCTGGGCCTCGACCCCCTGCTCGATCGCAAACCGGCCAAGCTTTCGGGCGGGCAGCGGCAGCGGGTGGCCCTGGCCCGCGCCCTGGTGCGTAACCCCGACGTGTTTTTGCTCGACGAACCCCTCAGCAACCTCGATGCCCTGCTGCGTGAGCAGGTGCGGGCCGACCTCAAGCAGATCTTTGCCGACCAAAAGTCGCCCATTGTCTACGTCACCCACGATCAGACCGAGGCCATGACCCTTTCGACTAAGGTGGCGGTGCTCAACAACGGCTACCTGCAACAGTTGGGTCATCCCCACGAAATTTATAAAACCCCCGCCAACCGGTTTGTGGCCAGCTTTATCGGCAGTCCTCAGATGAACCTGTTTCCCCTCAGCCGCAGCGGCAGCGGCGTGGCCCTGGGCGATTTTCGGCTGCCGCTGCCCGTGGGCATTCAGGCCGCATCGGTGGTGCTGGGCATTCGCCCCGAGCATCTGCGGCTGCCCCACGAAGGCGATGCCCACATCGTCAGCGGCGACGTATTTTTGGTGGAAAACCTGGGCATGCACGACCTGGTGAGCCTGCGGGTGCAGGGCGACCCCACCCTGACCCTGCGGGCGCTGCTGCCCGCCGATGCCACCTGGAGCAAGGAAAATCTAACCCTGGCTTTGCCCCCCGAGACAATCCACTGGTTTGATGGGGAAACTGAGCAGCGGCTTGGGTAATTTTCCGTGGAACTTTCCCAGTCTAAAACTCGGGGTAAGGTAGGGACAGTGACGTCTTAGATTTGCCTGATGCTGCCTACTCTACAAGACGCTTTTCAGTACGCGCTAGACAATATCGATCGCCTCATAACCGCCCTGCAACAGCACCTGCTGCTGGTGGCGGTGCCCCTGGCGATCGGGCTGCTGGTAGGGTTGCCCCTGGGGTTGTGGAGCGCGCGATCGCGGGCTGTTTCCACCGTCATGCTCAACAGCTTCAACGCCCTGCGGGTGATCCCCAGCCTGGCGGTGCTGTTTTTGGCAGTGCCGGTGCTGGGCCTGAGCTTTTGGTCGGCGGTGCTGGCCCTGACCCTGCTGGTGATGCCGCCCATTCTAATCAGCACCGACGTGGCCTTTCGCACCATTAGTCCCGCCATTCGCGAGGCGGCGACGGGCATGGGCATGCCCCCGGTTGACATTCTCAAAACAGTCGAAATTCCCCTGGCCCTGCCGGTGGTGATTGCGGGTATCAAAACCGCCACGGTAGAGGTGATCGCCAGCGCCACCCTGGCCGCGTTTGTGGGGGCAGGGGGGCTGGGGGTATTTATTGTGCTGGGGTTTGCCGCCTACGACCCAGCCATTTTGCTGGTAGGGGCAGTGCCCGTGGCGCTGCTGGCGCTGCTGGCGGAGGTGGGGTTGAGCGCAGTACAGAGAACCGCCCAGCCGCCGGGAGCGCGATCGACCTAGGGCTTTCGATGCCTTAAGCGCTAAAGTACTTGGCCGCCGGATGGTAGGCCACGATCGCCGTGGTGGACTGCTCTGGGTGCAGCTGGTCACTCTCGTCGATAGTTAAGCCAATCTGCTCAGCCTTGAGCAGCTCCAGCTGCACTGGCTGATCGGCCATGTTGGGGCAGGCCGGGTAGCCAAAGCTGTAGCGCGACCCCTGGTACCGCTGTTGCAGCACCTCGCGAAGGGTATCTGGCTCCAGGTCGCCATAGCCCAGCTCCCGGCGAATGCGGGCGTGGCCCCACTCCGCCAGCGCCTCGGCGGTCTGCACCGATAGCCCGTAGTAGTAGAGGTAGTCGGTGTATTGATCCGCCTGGAAGAGTTTTTGGGCAAACTCAGTGGCGATCGCGCCCACCGTCACCGCCTGCATGGGGAACACATCGAACTGCCCCGGTGCGGCCATGTCTTTAGGCAAGAAGAAATCGGCGATGCAGAGCCGCCGCAGGGATTTTTGGCGGGGGAAGGTGAAGGTGGCGATGGGGGGGGGAGAGTTTTGGATTTTGGATTTTGGATTTTGGATTTCCTCAACCACAGCGGGATCGTAGATGTGCAGGGAATTCCCCTCGGCTAGGCAGGGAAAATAGCCGTAGGCGATCGCCGGATGGAGCAGGTTTTCCGCCAGAATTCGCTGCTTCCAGGTGTCCAGAATCGGGTGGACGGTCTCCCTCAGAAACGCATCGTACTCCTCGCGGGACTGCTCCTGGGGCTTGCGAAACTGCCACTGGCCCACGAATAGCGCCTGCAAATCGAGGTACCCAAAGACCTCCTCCAGGGGAATATCCGCCGGGGTGAGTACGCGGGTACCCCAGAAGGGCGGCGTAGGGCGGGGGATGGTGGGGTCTACGGCGTCGGAGCGGGTGGTGTCGGGGGGGAGGTTTGAGGTTTCGGGTTTCGGGTTTTGGGTTTCGGGTACTACAGCAGACTCCTCCCCTGACACCTGAGGCCCGACACCTTGTACCCCCTCCTCCCCTGACACCTGAAACCCGACACTCGACACCCCTTCTTCTTCTAAAAACCCCTGCAAATCATCCCAATTCCCCGCCGCCTTGGCGGGCATGAGCTTGTCCATAAAGTGCAGGTCGGAGAAGGCGTCTTTGCCGTAGACAACTCTGCCCTTATAGGTGTTTTGGCAGTCTTCGTGGACGAATTTGGGAGTCAGCGCCGCGCCGCCGAGGATGACGGGGACGGTGATACCCTCCTGGTTGAAGGTCTCCAGGTTGTCTTTCATGAAGGCGGTGGATTTCACCAGCAGGCCGCTCATGGCGATGCAGTCGGCGTTGTGCTCCCGGTAGGCCTGAATGATGGCGTCTACGGGCTGCTTGATGCCCAGGTTGACCACCTTATAGCCGTTGTTCGACAGGATGATATCCACCAGGTTTTTGCCGATGTCGTGGACGTCGCCCTTGACCGTGGCGATGATGAAGGTGCCCTTGCCGGAGCCGTCGCTGTCGGCCTTTTCCATATAGGGTTCGAGGTAGGCCACGGCGGCTTTCATGGTCTGGGCCGATTGCAGCACAAAGGGCAGCTGCATTTGCCCCGAGCCGAAGAGTTCGCCCACCACCTTCATGCCGTCGAGCAAGAAGGTGTTGATGATTTCCAGCGGCGGGTAGGTTTCGAGGGCCTTGGCCAGGGCGTCTTCCAGGCCGATGCGTTCGCCGTCGATGATGTGCTGCTTGAGCTGCTCGTCGATGGGCAGGTCTTTGGCGATCGCCTCCTTTTTCTTCAGGCTCTTGCCCTCAAACAGGGTGGTGAGCTTGGTCAGCGGGTCGTAGGTGACAATGTCGCCGTCAAACTGGCGGCGATCGTAGATCAAGTCGCGGCAGACTTTTTGGTGGTCGGGATCGATCTTGGCCAAGGGAAGAATCTTGGCGGCGCTGACGATCGCCCCATCCAGCCCCACCTGCATCGCCTCGTGGAGAAACACCGAGT includes:
- the lpxA gene encoding acyl-ACP--UDP-N-acetylglucosamine O-acyltransferase; the encoded protein is MTTLIHPTAVVHAGAQLHPTVKVGPYAVIGEQVTIGPGTEIGAHVVIDGETTIGAQNRIFPGAAIGLESQDLKYDGSMSRVLIGDHNLIREYVTINRATDAGAITRVGNHNLLMAYSHVAHNCVVEDNVIIANSVALAGHVYVEAGARISGLVGVHQFVHIGRLAMIGGLSRIDRDVPPFTLINGNPAQVRGLNQVGLQRAGLTTDPQAYRELKQAYRLVYRSGESLSDAIAKLNQDESNDLVRHFSEFLRAAQQSDRRGLTPGRRRSRPSDDD
- the fabZ gene encoding 3-hydroxyacyl-ACP dehydratase FabZ, coding for MTTAPDRVEATSVGKEPAASTTVYSAEQIYALLPHRYPFALVDRIIDYVPGQHATGIKNVTFNEPHFQGHFPGHPIMPGVLIVEAMAQVGGIVLMQVPGVEGLCVFAGIDKVRFRRPVVPGDQLVMTVELLTIKRLRFGKMHGRAEVNGQLVCEGDLMFSVVESATTPQGK
- a CDS encoding ABC transporter substrate-binding protein is translated as MRKNNFFQGLGRRLGLAILASLVAVGALLLGHAWSQQPVTVSFLVRAVEADQMQGLAQQFMAENPDIRIEMVRGPNAADAVENLYTTSFLLGDSPYDILFSDVVWIPKFAAAGWLIDLSDRVSDADLADFLEADVAAGLYQDGLYRMPFRSDMGMLYYRTDLLEQVGLEPPETFDDLIAASEAIQAQTDVDWGFTWQGLQYEGLVTNFIEIIAGYGGFWIDPDSLAVGLDQPAGIQAVEFMKGVIDQRISPPGVTNYIEEDALRQFQNGSAAFLRNWPYAWAEANREGTAVAGNIALKPMVHAEGQQPAACLGGWGFGISSTTPHPEEAWRVVEFFTSPGPMKQFITEFAYVPSRRALFTDPDVLAVFPHYEQLLEVAETAIPRPPVGQYAQLSDILQRYLSAAITNQMTPEAAMTAAAGESRRVLGVEA
- a CDS encoding biopolymer transporter ExbD — protein: MKVDLLDNPSQDVHLEIVPLIDVIFCILTFFILAAVGLTRQQAIDLDLPTAQTGQPLPGQMGQGGDRLYVSIDGFGQVYLDQQPVPIELLRDVLGQFNQVNPGGLIVLYAARDARYEDVVTVLDELRAVGGDRVALATLPRDTTLGPEGAVPGEAPGLFPEGFPQDGAPGETLPPGFEQPGADPFAPTSPLFPNEPASPLQPAPTPSPAQP
- a CDS encoding ABC transporter ATP-binding protein, with protein sequence MAKLELQDITKAYSRDIVPVKKLNLAVEDKEFLTLVGPSGCGKSTILRLIAGLDQPTEGRVMIGDRDVSALPPGDRNIAMVFQSYALYPHMTVRDNVASGLKLRKLPAGDVQKRVQEVSGVLGLDPLLDRKPAKLSGGQRQRVALARALVRNPDVFLLDEPLSNLDALLREQVRADLKQIFADQKSPIVYVTHDQTEAMTLSTKVAVLNNGYLQQLGHPHEIYKTPANRFVASFIGSPQMNLFPLSRSGSGVALGDFRLPLPVGIQAASVVLGIRPEHLRLPHEGDAHIVSGDVFLVENLGMHDLVSLRVQGDPTLTLRALLPADATWSKENLTLALPPETIHWFDGETEQRLG
- a CDS encoding carbohydrate ABC transporter permease, with translation MTTVPQTTASPPQTSDRGIPWMRLLLWLAIAFTVIFSLAPVLWQVLTSFKTNAAITQTPVVYFPGFDQLTFSHYLDLFRLNQFQIYMFNSALVAIVSTLLCLALGSPAAYALARLRVPGEQIILAVVLVVTLFPYILLFLGLLEVVRALGLANNYLALIIPYTAINLPLTILVMRSFFQQLPKDLEDSAKVDGYNTVQMLWQIVLPMTLPALVTTGILAFIFAWNEYLFALTFMTREGMKTIPVAAAQLGGTTLFDVPYGPLAAATVVGTLPLVLLVLFFQRRIVQGLTSGSVKG
- a CDS encoding carbohydrate ABC transporter permease, with protein sequence MVSKDYIREREQRTGWLLMIPALLLLLLVYAFPILRAFWLSFFTENLSTNLEPVFSGLDNYALMVQDGRFWQSMRNTTVFTITTLIFELILGLLIALCLDQAFRGRGWVRTIAILPWALPTALIALAWRWIFNTEFGVWNDLLLRFQLIDNPVNWLGEPFWAMVAVIAADVWKTTSFVAILLLAGLQSISQDLYEAHALDGASPWQSFRQITLPLIAPQIVIATLFRFAQSFGIFDLIQVMTGGGPGGATETVSIYIYAAVMRYLDFGYGAALVTVTFVLLVAVVALSWLYLSRLRAKTE
- a CDS encoding ABC transporter permease produces the protein MLPTLQDAFQYALDNIDRLITALQQHLLLVAVPLAIGLLVGLPLGLWSARSRAVSTVMLNSFNALRVIPSLAVLFLAVPVLGLSFWSAVLALTLLVMPPILISTDVAFRTISPAIREAATGMGMPPVDILKTVEIPLALPVVIAGIKTATVEVIASATLAAFVGAGGLGVFIVLGFAAYDPAILLVGAVPVALLALLAEVGLSAVQRTAQPPGARST
- the lpxB gene encoding lipid-A-disaccharide synthase; this translates as MAEHSRRIFISTGEVSGDLQGALLIEALVQRSRDRHLTLEITALGGPRMARAGAKLVGETTGIGSVGIFEALPYLMPTLRLQRLAKAALDAQPPDLAVLIDYMNPNLVMGDYLKTHHPQVPVVYYIAPQQWVWAFSEKDTRRLVQCSDRMLAIFKAEADYYRGFGANTTWVGHPLVDRYPGPADQAAARQQLGLPLDTPVVTLLPASRQQEVKYLMPVLLQAAQIIQARCPEATFLLPVSIPALRASFEQGLAAHGLNGRVVAEGSQGAIAAADVAITKSGTANLEIALMDVPQVVAYRIHPLSARIARYLLKFDVPYVSPVNLVVNQPVVPEFLQWEATPAAIAAAALELLHSETARQTMRSGYARVREELGPPGVCQRTADLILDALDETP
- a CDS encoding MotA/TolQ/ExbB proton channel family protein: MNIPELFARGGIAMWPLLLLSVLAVGTILERIWFWSRILTREREVSGRVLEAARRDWAAAADIAYRSAVLPMGRFLSAPLKLQSPDPEVFRLALETSANEELLAMSRGEKILEAVIALSPLLGLLGTVLGLINSLGSIQISDLGSGDATAGTSLGISEALISTAAGLVIAITALAFYRLFQGFVFGQAKMFRQAGSELELLYRQSWAQLHGVSPVPVPVPVPADNPLEPTAAVTDVTPSAETPSL